A single genomic interval of Solimonas sp. K1W22B-7 harbors:
- a CDS encoding response regulator has translation MAMMDSEGTPVSAGADGREYVLMLVEDSPADVRLAQEVFRDAGFRHKLHVARDGEQALRMLRREGEHARLPLPDLVLLDLNLPRRDGREVLREVKGDPKLRHIPVLILSTSKAERDVVECYQSHANAYLVKPVDLEEFERLASMIRDCWLGMIQLPPRMD, from the coding sequence ATGGCCATGATGGACAGCGAGGGAACGCCGGTATCCGCGGGAGCGGATGGCCGTGAGTACGTGCTGATGCTGGTCGAGGACAGCCCCGCCGACGTGCGCCTGGCCCAGGAGGTATTCCGCGATGCCGGCTTCCGCCATAAACTGCATGTTGCAAGGGACGGCGAGCAGGCCCTGCGCATGTTGCGCCGCGAGGGCGAGCATGCCCGCCTGCCGCTGCCCGACCTGGTGCTGCTGGACCTCAACCTGCCGCGCCGCGACGGCCGCGAGGTGCTGCGGGAGGTCAAGGGCGATCCCAAGCTGCGCCATATCCCGGTACTGATCCTGAGTACCTCCAAGGCCGAGCGGGACGTGGTGGAGTGCTACCAGTCCCATGCCAATGCCTACCTGGTCAAGCCGGTGGACCTGGAAGAATTCGAGCGCCTCGCCAGCATGATCCGCGACTGCTGGCTGGGCATGATCCAGCTACCCCCGCGGATGGATTGA